From a region of the Helicobacter hepaticus ATCC 51449 genome:
- a CDS encoding beta-ketoacyl-ACP synthase II → MRRVVVTGLGMINSLGLNKSDSFKAIINGQCGIKRISCFDVENFPVKIAGEITDFNVEEVLDPREVKKADRFIQLGLKAAKEAMSECGLLEGNVVNMSLSERFGVSSGAGIGGLGNIEKNSVVCEQKGPRRINPFFIPSALVNMLGGFISIEYALKGPNLASVTACAAGTHAISEAAKTIMLNGADAMLVIGSESSICPVGIGGFAAMKALSDRNDEPLKASRPFDKERNGFVMGEGAGALVLEEYESAKKRGAKIYAELIGFGESGDANHITTPAPQGEGALRAIKAALKMANKPVGYVNAHGTSTAYNDLYETMALKAAFGSKESVPPVSSTKGQIGHCLGAAGAIEAVISIMAMQEGILPPTINQENPDPECDLDYIPNTAREAKVDVVMSNSFGFGGTNGVVIFSKI, encoded by the coding sequence ATGCGTCGAGTAGTGGTAACTGGTTTAGGAATGATTAACTCATTAGGCTTAAACAAAAGTGACTCTTTTAAAGCTATCATTAATGGACAATGTGGGATTAAAAGAATTTCTTGCTTTGATGTAGAAAATTTTCCTGTCAAAATTGCTGGTGAAATTACAGACTTTAATGTTGAAGAAGTTCTTGACCCACGCGAGGTAAAAAAGGCTGACCGATTTATCCAGCTTGGCTTAAAAGCAGCAAAGGAAGCAATGAGTGAGTGCGGATTGCTTGAAGGTAATGTCGTAAATATGTCACTTAGTGAGCGGTTTGGTGTTAGCTCCGGCGCAGGTATTGGTGGGCTTGGCAATATTGAGAAGAACTCCGTTGTTTGTGAGCAAAAAGGACCACGCAGAATTAATCCATTTTTTATTCCTTCTGCGCTTGTAAATATGCTCGGAGGTTTTATCTCTATTGAATACGCACTTAAGGGTCCTAATCTTGCAAGTGTTACGGCTTGTGCGGCTGGAACTCACGCTATTAGCGAAGCAGCAAAGACTATTATGCTCAATGGCGCAGATGCTATGCTTGTAATTGGTTCAGAATCTTCAATTTGCCCTGTGGGAATTGGTGGTTTTGCAGCGATGAAAGCACTAAGTGATAGAAATGATGAACCCTTGAAAGCTTCGCGTCCATTTGATAAAGAACGTAATGGATTTGTTATGGGTGAAGGTGCTGGAGCACTGGTGCTTGAGGAATATGAGAGTGCTAAAAAACGTGGTGCAAAAATTTATGCAGAATTGATTGGTTTTGGTGAGAGCGGTGATGCTAATCATATCACAACTCCTGCTCCACAAGGTGAAGGAGCATTAAGGGCTATCAAAGCTGCACTCAAAATGGCAAATAAACCTGTGGGATATGTCAATGCACACGGCACAAGCACGGCTTATAATGACCTTTATGAGACAATGGCACTTAAAGCTGCTTTTGGTTCTAAAGAATCTGTGCCACCTGTAAGTTCTACAAAAGGGCAAATTGGGCATTGTTTAGGTGCAGCTGGTGCTATAGAAGCAGTCATTTCTATTATGGCAATGCAAGAGGGTATCTTGCCTCCAACAATTAACCAAGAAAACCCAGACCCTGAATGTGATTTGGATTATATTCCCAATACTGCACGTGAGGCAAAAGTTGATGTTGTAATGAGTAACTCATTTGGC
- the acpP gene encoding acyl carrier protein produces MDTFESVKAVVVEQLSVDANEVKPESRFIEDLNADSLDVVELVMALEEKFSIEIPDEEAEKIKTVKDVVAYIEANK; encoded by the coding sequence ATGGATACATTTGAAAGTGTAAAGGCTGTAGTTGTTGAACAATTAAGTGTTGATGCAAATGAAGTAAAACCCGAATCTCGTTTTATTGAGGATTTGAATGCAGATTCTCTTGATGTTGTAGAGCTTGTTATGGCTCTTGAAGAGAAATTCTCTATTGAGATTCCAGATGAAGAAGCAGAAAAAATCAAAACAGTCAAAGATGTTGTTGCTTATATTGAAGCTAACAAATAA
- a CDS encoding BspA family leucine-rich repeat surface protein produces MYAGCSAKNSPQDYIYRIYSRYAKGQKLDTILKSVFDRKPVTSKSKGEIITPKNKMKLQKLVKLKKQYLGDIDISNIKDLSFLFEDVDRNDFAGIENWDTSKVTTMQDMFRYSNFNENISTWDTSKVKNFSFMFEENKVFNQPIDKWDTSSATNFSCMFYQAEAFNQPIGAWNTKKATNMHYMFGYALSFCHNVGYYWDLKGVKDTDNMFREATAYNRAQKRNKWD; encoded by the coding sequence TTGTATGCAGGATGCAGTGCGAAAAATTCCCCACAAGATTATATTTATAGAATCTATTCGCGATACGCAAAGGGACAAAAGCTCGATACTATTCTCAAAAGCGTATTTGATAGAAAGCCAGTCACGTCAAAAAGCAAGGGTGAGATAATCACGCCAAAAAACAAAATGAAGTTGCAAAAACTTGTAAAGCTTAAAAAGCAGTATTTAGGCGATATTGACATCAGCAATATTAAAGATTTATCATTTCTCTTTGAGGATGTTGATAGAAATGATTTTGCTGGGATTGAAAATTGGGATACGAGCAAGGTTACAACTATGCAAGATATGTTTAGATACTCTAATTTTAATGAAAACATATCCACTTGGGATACATCAAAGGTAAAAAATTTTAGCTTTATGTTTGAAGAAAATAAGGTGTTTAATCAGCCTATTGATAAATGGGATACTTCAAGTGCCACAAACTTTTCTTGTATGTTTTACCAAGCAGAAGCTTTCAATCAGCCCATTGGTGCTTGGAATACAAAAAAGGCTACAAATATGCATTATATGTTTGGTTATGCTTTAAGTTTTTGCCATAATGTAGGGTATTATTGGGATCTTAAAGGTGTAAAGGACACAGATAATATGTTTCGCGAAGCAACCGCATATAATCGTGCGCAAAAAAGGAATAAATGGGATTAG
- the fabG gene encoding 3-oxoacyl-ACP reductase FabG: MKFNGENVLITGASKGIGAQIAKTLASYGLKVWINYRSKPELAQKVKEEIESSGGKAAVIKFDASIEEEFIAGLKVITQSDEKLAYLVNNAGITNDKLALRMSVEDFENVIDANLKSCFIGCREALKIMSKQRFGSVVNIASIIGERGNMGQTNYAASKGGMIAMSKSFAYEGAPRNVRFNCVTPGFIQSDMTDELKPEVVESYMKNIPLARFGQASDVAQAVAFLLSESSSYITGEVLKVNGGLYM; the protein is encoded by the coding sequence ATGAAATTTAATGGAGAAAATGTGCTTATTACAGGTGCAAGCAAAGGAATTGGGGCGCAAATTGCCAAAACTTTGGCAAGTTATGGACTTAAAGTATGGATAAATTACCGCTCAAAGCCTGAACTTGCCCAAAAGGTAAAAGAGGAAATAGAATCAAGCGGTGGTAAAGCAGCAGTGATTAAATTTGATGCAAGCATAGAAGAAGAGTTCATAGCTGGTTTAAAAGTTATTACACAAAGTGATGAGAAATTAGCCTATCTTGTGAATAATGCAGGAATTACAAATGACAAACTTGCATTGCGTATGAGCGTAGAAGATTTTGAAAACGTAATCGATGCAAATTTGAAATCGTGTTTTATTGGTTGCAGAGAAGCTTTGAAAATAATGAGCAAACAACGTTTTGGGAGTGTTGTAAATATCGCCTCAATCATTGGTGAGCGTGGCAATATGGGACAAACAAATTATGCAGCGAGTAAAGGTGGAATGATTGCAATGAGTAAATCTTTTGCCTATGAGGGCGCACCGCGAAATGTTCGCTTTAACTGCGTTACACCCGGTTTTATACAAAGCGATATGACTGATGAACTCAAACCCGAAGTTGTAGAAAGCTATATGAAAAATATCCCTCTTGCACGCTTTGGACAGGCAAGTGATGTAGCCCAAGCAGTGGCATTTTTGCTTTCAGAATCTTCAAGCTATATTACAGGTGAGGTATTAAAGGTCAATGGTGGGCTTTATATGTAA
- the pbpC gene encoding penicillin-binding protein 1C codes for MILFCIYGIGVFVSFYTTLSPHSDLFESRYSKSVFDRHNHILSVFLTPEQQWHLKSPSPISSKIRAAVLTYEDKRFYSHFGIDILALLRSIKNNLTSSKRIGGSTISMQVVKLYLNSPRTYTNKINEFFQTLALEAAFNKDEILHMYLNNAPYGGNIIGYHSAALLYFNKDVGSLTWAESALLAVLPNAPGLFNLKKNTDILKNKRDALLVKLHTQGYFDKEILSIALKEPLPSRKIHHHNLAPHLSLKLIAARKQNNIVSTIDKTLQARLETKIKQYHKKLLSQGILNLAALVVDTQSGEILCYVGSQDFLDIDNFGQIDGVSAMRSVGSLLKPFLYALSIDDGLIAPQSLLVDVPLFFSNFNPQNATKTYQGLVPAQTALQKSLNVPFVKLLQNYGYEKFFFTLQDMAGFEASNAQRYGLSFILGSKEMNMLQIARLYRGLAQYGEFGELYTLLNTQKKPLKRFLSKGSAYLTLQTLKELQREGDLDYHREKMAFSWKSGTSYGRKDAWAAGASPQYTIVVWAGNFTGKANPNIFGVKTAGTLLFEILEELPNNNISFSLPAESLKNIEVDRLSGYGVNDELKILLEESKIGLSSILFPTSAQPLQPSPFLKKVFLANEKEVDSLAKDFLFAKPSLALKLPTNVLAYYKLQNVNIQKHLLERNKSLQIIYPLQGITIIQPKDFDGQQELIIRIANLKNQQVSWYLNEKLIHISTQSTLKLFLARRTHSLVIVGEDGNMDTISFNIE; via the coding sequence ATGATACTTTTTTGTATCTATGGCATAGGAGTGTTTGTAAGCTTTTATACTACACTTTCTCCGCATAGTGATCTTTTTGAATCTAGATATAGCAAAAGCGTTTTTGATAGACATAATCATATCCTAAGTGTATTTTTAACGCCTGAGCAACAATGGCATCTCAAATCTCCATCGCCTATTTCATCTAAAATACGTGCAGCAGTGCTTACTTACGAAGATAAACGTTTTTATTCACATTTTGGTATAGATATACTTGCGCTTTTGCGAAGTATCAAAAATAATCTTACCTCCTCAAAACGCATAGGAGGAAGCACCATTAGTATGCAAGTAGTCAAGCTCTATCTTAATTCTCCACGCACTTATACAAATAAAATCAATGAGTTTTTTCAAACTCTTGCGCTTGAAGCTGCTTTTAATAAAGATGAAATTTTGCATATGTATCTTAATAACGCCCCTTATGGGGGAAATATTATCGGTTATCATTCGGCTGCTCTTTTATATTTTAATAAAGATGTTGGCTCTCTCACTTGGGCAGAATCTGCTCTCCTTGCAGTTTTACCTAATGCACCGGGCTTATTTAATCTCAAGAAAAATACGGATATTCTCAAAAATAAACGCGATGCCCTTTTGGTTAAACTTCACACGCAAGGCTATTTTGATAAAGAGATTCTCTCTATAGCACTCAAAGAGCCTCTTCCCTCACGCAAAATACATCATCATAATCTTGCACCACATCTTAGTCTCAAACTTATTGCTGCAAGGAAGCAAAATAATATTGTTTCTACGATTGATAAAACACTTCAAGCCCGTTTAGAAACTAAAATCAAACAATATCACAAAAAGCTTCTTTCTCAAGGAATTTTAAACCTCGCTGCACTTGTGGTAGATACGCAAAGTGGAGAGATTTTATGCTATGTGGGTTCGCAAGATTTTTTAGATATTGATAATTTTGGGCAAATTGATGGAGTAAGCGCAATGCGCTCTGTGGGCTCACTTTTAAAACCTTTTCTTTATGCTCTAAGCATTGATGATGGACTTATTGCTCCTCAAAGTCTGCTTGTAGATGTGCCCTTGTTTTTTTCTAATTTTAATCCACAAAATGCTACTAAAACTTATCAAGGCTTAGTGCCTGCACAAACTGCTTTGCAAAAATCACTCAATGTGCCTTTTGTCAAACTTTTGCAAAATTATGGTTATGAAAAATTCTTTTTCACATTGCAAGATATGGCAGGATTTGAAGCAAGTAATGCACAACGTTATGGTTTATCATTTATACTTGGCTCAAAAGAAATGAATATGCTTCAAATCGCACGACTTTATAGGGGTTTGGCTCAATATGGAGAATTTGGGGAGCTTTATACACTTTTAAATACCCAAAAGAAACCTCTTAAACGCTTTTTGAGCAAAGGAAGTGCTTACCTTACCCTTCAAACGCTCAAAGAGTTACAAAGAGAGGGGGATTTAGACTATCATAGAGAAAAAATGGCATTTTCGTGGAAAAGTGGCACAAGTTATGGGAGAAAAGATGCGTGGGCAGCAGGAGCTAGTCCTCAATATACTATCGTTGTCTGGGCTGGGAATTTCACAGGCAAAGCAAATCCGAATATTTTTGGCGTTAAAACAGCCGGGACATTGCTTTTTGAAATTCTTGAAGAACTCCCTAATAATAACATTAGTTTTTCTCTTCCTGCAGAATCTTTAAAAAACATTGAAGTGGATAGATTGAGCGGATATGGCGTAAATGATGAATTAAAAATTTTACTTGAAGAGAGCAAAATAGGGTTATCAAGCATTCTTTTTCCTACATCAGCTCAACCTCTGCAACCATCACCTTTTTTAAAAAAAGTTTTTTTAGCAAATGAAAAGGAAGTAGATTCTCTTGCTAAGGATTTTCTTTTTGCCAAACCCTCTCTTGCTCTTAAACTTCCTACAAATGTTCTAGCTTATTATAAGCTTCAAAATGTGAATATTCAAAAACATCTTTTAGAACGCAATAAAAGCTTACAAATTATCTATCCTTTACAAGGAATTACAATTATTCAGCCTAAAGATTTTGATGGACAGCAAGAGCTTATAATCCGCATTGCTAATCTTAAAAACCAACAAGTATCGTGGTATTTAAATGAAAAACTTATCCACATTTCTACACAATCTACACTTAAATTATTTCTTGCTCGGCGCACTCATTCTCTTGTCATTGTAGGTGAAGATGGGAATATGGACACCATAAGCTTTAATATAGAATGA
- a CDS encoding alpha-2-macroglobulin family protein: MRYLCYIWKFFVFFGFIYVSTFLTACSDNKFVESYTQNISTTPEILITFNQPIASENAENIGILYNVNEQDKFITLNGNSLVGHYSFKSPYELLIVPSGILEPNTDYTLNIKLSKLAQSLLEDTISLDLHTNTTKIETSKLLPHYIDDKSFFISAEIVLSQDIKILRNTTGISSVDSKELRSIFHLKDDTGKELDFTLAPQASKDFVITSQNLTFDDKEKSYELTLSAKPLGLEKDEILRYVRENEGLEVVDIQAILDETPHIQVHFSQNLADNANLADFVSISPQVKTNITKQGNIMRINASFNPSTSYKVHIKEGIMAIDRSRLEKPKDADIVFNQIPPSLAFSQQGVFLPSNAEKKIAFKSINVKKVNLKVSKIYPNNTTAYLYKQNLIGETKYTNALYNDYDDYDDEYNGGRRGIYADFERLGDVVFEQSFDIAMQKNQWIQTQLDFSTLKAQEGIFIVELSFDKNGVDYDFPEGTSEWRKEQFFNQQGKILKHLIFSNIALLAQQIDNKLEVFALDIVSNKPLPQVKINAISHKNQTIATLTTNEQGLAHFEQAQKIMYLSATKGEDTTILRLNAPLSLEGFDVGGLQSHQHTFAYIYTDRGVYRPGDTAHINIIARADAKPITHPIHITLTSPQGKVVLEDFSLKEQLFGLFTYDFKIDKSADTGIWRLKTKVGGSEFWHNISVESVVPNRIKVEIVSPEHINLTELKKNDNALFFDIRSHYLFGAPAANLKYENKIYMQGINFYAPAYNGYTFMHPSSLHYSFNDTLEGQLNENGHTQGSFNVKNTEDIGKNLRAFITTKVFENGGRFVSARKNVDIALYDSFVGIKSPSRYVNIDSEMQIPIIVLSSNTQKPLANHNLNFRIYQNSYSWWWDYDNYNEFARSIKRDKNTKLLKSGTLISKLEPVMLTFKPTQSGEIFIEVEDESNHSKSAIFLYASEAGEPIQAQKNTQLKIQSDKEQYLVGEEATINFESTPDAQALITIINQEKVLERFWIHTKDAQSSFKIPLKKSYAPNIYVAINLLQNYHKLDNDRSQRLYGVLPLMVEDKDSKLTLEINAPQSIRPNTDFAVKLSNKENKKVAYTLAIVDEGLLDLTDFVSPNPWKYFYQKIALALSSFDNYNLIIGRDIGHIHQILKVGGDELAAGANRKDLHQAQRFKPVTFYTPPIMSDEFGKAQFTYTMPAYMGSVRIMAVAVNDEAYGSASSDMKVSAPVVMLPTIPRSLKIGDSFTLAIEVFPTQDNVGKANLTLTSGEKIRLEKNNITLTFNDKKSQMIHLKAQVDKESIGQDFIDITLKSGDFSMQERTEIDILPNNPYTTLNKKFILESRDSFILENPKEYIKDSQMGYVLVSDKPIMSIDHRLKWLIRYPYGCIEQTTSSVLPQLFLTTLSKANFIDKPTIVKNINAGIARIATFQTSNGGFAYWQGGSSADRWGSAYAGHFLLLAQAQGYYVPESVLKAWINYETYYVKNTTDVPTTIYPLYLLSLAGKPQIGLLNNIYEHHFKKLDVRDKWLLAAAYKLAGLEEIAQKITENLPTKSTERDNSYYRFSYGSPLRDDAMILKAYMDIYKTPHKELLTYIQQQLESNNWLSTQTLGYSLLAIAPTLSSQGGDSQNSFSITFEGKNFEGKDTLKLPFDDIKGKITSQSAFPLYIAQVWDGILLEKDIKPSAKKIALERSFVDEKGNAIDVDSLPSGSTFYLKLTLTNADKIVIVDNVAITQNLPSGWEIENTRLNNDKLPDFVRNGNIAYTDIRDDKIMWFLNYYGANESMFVKINTITPGNYLLPPANAEAMYDNSFLANTESRAVSVTSP; encoded by the coding sequence ATGCGTTATTTATGTTATATATGGAAGTTTTTTGTATTTTTTGGATTTATTTATGTATCTACTTTTCTTACTGCTTGTTCGGATAATAAATTCGTAGAAAGTTATACTCAAAATATCTCTACTACACCAGAAATACTTATTACCTTTAATCAACCCATTGCATCAGAAAATGCAGAAAATATAGGCATTCTTTATAATGTAAATGAACAAGACAAATTCATTACGCTTAATGGAAACTCTTTGGTTGGGCATTACAGCTTCAAATCTCCTTATGAACTCCTCATTGTTCCAAGTGGCATACTTGAGCCAAATACAGATTATACGCTTAATATCAAGCTCTCAAAACTTGCTCAATCACTTTTAGAAGATACCATTAGCCTAGATCTTCATACTAATACTACAAAGATAGAGACATCTAAACTCCTTCCTCATTACATTGATGACAAAAGTTTTTTCATATCAGCCGAGATTGTTCTTTCTCAAGACATAAAAATTCTTCGCAATACAACCGGTATTTCTTCAGTAGATTCTAAAGAGTTGCGTTCAATTTTTCATCTCAAAGATGATACAGGTAAAGAGCTTGATTTCACTCTTGCCCCACAAGCGAGCAAAGATTTTGTTATTACAAGCCAAAATTTAACCTTTGATGATAAAGAAAAAAGTTATGAACTTACTCTATCTGCAAAACCTTTGGGTTTGGAAAAAGATGAAATATTGCGTTATGTGCGAGAAAATGAGGGCTTAGAAGTAGTAGATATTCAAGCTATCTTAGATGAAACACCTCATATCCAAGTGCATTTTTCCCAAAATCTTGCTGATAATGCAAATTTGGCAGATTTTGTCTCTATAAGCCCACAAGTAAAAACGAATATTACCAAACAAGGCAATATTATGAGGATTAATGCGTCTTTTAATCCTTCAACAAGCTATAAAGTGCATATCAAAGAGGGAATTATGGCTATTGACCGCTCACGTTTAGAAAAACCAAAAGATGCTGATATAGTGTTTAATCAAATTCCTCCTTCACTTGCCTTTTCTCAACAAGGTGTATTTTTGCCAAGTAATGCAGAGAAAAAAATTGCCTTTAAAAGTATAAATGTCAAAAAAGTTAATCTCAAAGTAAGCAAAATCTACCCAAATAACACTACGGCTTATCTGTATAAACAGAATCTCATTGGTGAAACCAAATATACTAATGCCTTATACAATGATTATGACGATTATGACGATGAATATAATGGAGGGCGCAGAGGGATATATGCAGATTTTGAACGATTGGGCGATGTTGTATTTGAACAAAGCTTTGATATTGCTATGCAAAAAAATCAATGGATTCAAACCCAACTTGATTTTTCCACACTCAAGGCACAAGAGGGTATATTTATTGTAGAACTTAGTTTTGATAAAAACGGGGTAGATTATGATTTCCCAGAGGGCACTTCGGAGTGGCGTAAAGAGCAATTTTTTAATCAACAAGGCAAGATTTTAAAGCATTTGATTTTTTCAAATATTGCGCTTTTAGCTCAACAAATTGACAACAAGCTTGAAGTATTTGCCCTTGATATTGTGAGCAATAAGCCTCTACCTCAAGTAAAAATAAATGCCATTAGCCACAAGAATCAAACTATCGCTACTCTTACTACTAATGAGCAAGGTCTAGCTCATTTTGAGCAGGCACAAAAAATAATGTATCTAAGCGCTACAAAAGGTGAAGATACTACTATTTTACGTCTGAATGCGCCTCTTAGCCTTGAGGGTTTTGATGTGGGAGGATTGCAATCACATCAACATACTTTTGCTTATATTTATACTGATAGAGGTGTTTATCGTCCCGGCGATACCGCCCATATTAATATCATTGCACGTGCAGATGCTAAACCTATAACCCACCCTATTCATATAACCCTTACTTCTCCGCAAGGTAAAGTAGTGCTTGAAGATTTTTCGCTCAAGGAGCAATTATTTGGGCTTTTTACTTATGATTTTAAAATAGACAAAAGTGCAGATACAGGTATTTGGCGACTTAAAACTAAAGTCGGAGGAAGTGAGTTTTGGCACAATATATCAGTAGAGAGTGTCGTGCCAAATCGTATAAAGGTAGAGATTGTAAGCCCAGAGCATATTAATCTTACAGAGCTTAAAAAAAATGATAATGCCCTCTTTTTTGATATCCGCTCACATTATCTTTTTGGTGCACCAGCAGCAAATCTTAAATATGAAAATAAAATTTATATGCAAGGCATAAATTTCTATGCCCCAGCCTATAATGGTTATACTTTTATGCACCCTTCATCTTTGCATTATAGTTTTAATGATACCTTAGAAGGACAGCTTAACGAAAATGGTCATACGCAAGGCTCTTTTAATGTAAAAAATACAGAGGATATAGGCAAAAATCTTCGTGCTTTTATTACGACAAAAGTCTTTGAAAATGGTGGGCGATTTGTGAGTGCAAGAAAAAATGTGGATATTGCACTCTATGATAGTTTTGTGGGGATTAAATCCCCTTCTCGCTATGTCAATATAGATTCTGAAATGCAAATCCCCATTATTGTCCTTTCTAGCAATACGCAAAAGCCTCTTGCTAACCATAACCTTAACTTTAGAATTTACCAAAATAGTTATTCGTGGTGGTGGGATTATGATAATTACAATGAGTTTGCGCGTTCTATTAAAAGAGATAAAAATACCAAGCTCCTAAAAAGCGGCACACTTATCTCTAAATTAGAGCCCGTTATGCTTACATTTAAGCCTACTCAATCAGGAGAGATTTTTATTGAGGTAGAAGATGAAAGTAATCATAGTAAAAGTGCAATTTTCCTCTATGCAAGTGAGGCTGGAGAGCCTATACAAGCCCAAAAAAATACACAACTTAAGATTCAATCAGATAAAGAACAATACCTCGTGGGCGAGGAAGCAACTATAAATTTTGAAAGCACACCTGATGCTCAAGCGCTTATCACTATCATCAATCAAGAGAAAGTCCTAGAGCGGTTTTGGATTCATACTAAAGACGCACAAAGTAGTTTTAAAATTCCGCTTAAAAAATCTTATGCACCTAATATTTATGTTGCTATCAATTTGTTACAAAACTATCACAAGCTTGATAATGACCGCTCACAAAGGCTTTATGGTGTATTGCCGCTTATGGTAGAAGATAAGGATTCTAAGCTTACACTTGAAATAAATGCCCCTCAATCAATCCGACCAAATACTGATTTTGCAGTCAAACTCTCTAATAAGGAAAACAAAAAAGTTGCCTATACCCTTGCTATTGTCGATGAAGGATTACTTGATTTGACAGATTTTGTCTCGCCAAATCCGTGGAAATATTTTTATCAAAAAATCGCTCTTGCACTTTCTAGCTTTGATAACTATAATCTTATCATTGGGCGAGATATAGGGCATATACATCAGATTCTCAAAGTCGGAGGAGATGAACTTGCAGCAGGTGCAAATCGTAAAGATTTGCATCAAGCCCAACGTTTTAAACCTGTAACATTTTACACGCCGCCTATTATGAGTGATGAATTTGGCAAAGCACAATTCACATATACTATGCCCGCTTATATGGGTAGTGTGAGAATTATGGCAGTAGCGGTAAATGACGAAGCCTATGGGAGTGCTTCAAGTGATATGAAAGTAAGCGCACCTGTTGTAATGCTTCCTACCATTCCACGCAGTCTTAAAATAGGTGATTCTTTTACTCTTGCTATTGAAGTATTTCCTACTCAAGATAATGTGGGTAAAGCTAATCTTACCCTTACAAGTGGCGAAAAAATCCGTCTTGAAAAAAATAACATCACACTTACCTTTAATGATAAAAAGTCTCAAATGATTCACCTTAAAGCTCAAGTGGATAAAGAAAGTATAGGACAAGATTTTATTGATATTACACTTAAAAGTGGGGATTTTAGTATGCAAGAGCGCACAGAAATTGATATTTTGCCAAATAATCCTTATACAACTCTCAATAAAAAATTTATCCTCGAATCAAGAGATTCATTCATACTTGAAAATCCAAAAGAATATATTAAAGATTCTCAAATGGGCTATGTGCTTGTGAGCGATAAGCCTATTATGAGCATTGACCATCGTCTTAAATGGCTTATACGTTATCCTTATGGTTGTATTGAACAAACAACTTCAAGTGTGCTTCCTCAACTTTTCCTCACAACCTTAAGTAAGGCAAATTTTATTGATAAACCCACGATAGTGAAAAATATTAATGCAGGTATTGCGCGTATAGCTACATTTCAGACAAGTAATGGTGGATTTGCTTATTGGCAGGGGGGCTCTTCTGCTGATAGATGGGGAAGTGCGTATGCTGGACATTTCTTATTGCTTGCTCAAGCACAAGGATATTATGTGCCAGAGAGTGTTCTTAAAGCGTGGATAAATTATGAAACTTATTATGTAAAAAATACAACTGATGTGCCCACCACGATTTATCCGCTTTACTTGCTTTCTCTTGCTGGAAAGCCACAAATAGGACTGCTCAATAACATATATGAACATCATTTTAAAAAGCTTGATGTAAGAGATAAATGGCTTCTAGCAGCGGCTTACAAGCTTGCAGGGCTTGAAGAGATTGCACAAAAAATTACAGAGAATCTCCCCACCAAAAGCACAGAGCGCGATAATTCATATTATCGTTTTAGCTATGGTTCGCCATTGCGTGATGATGCAATGATTCTTAAGGCTTATATGGATATTTATAAAACTCCACACAAGGAACTTTTAACATATATCCAACAACAGCTTGAAAGCAATAATTGGCTTTCTACTCAAACACTTGGCTATTCACTCCTTGCTATTGCACCCACGCTTTCTTCTCAAGGTGGGGATTCTCAAAATAGTTTTAGCATTACATTTGAGGGCAAGAACTTTGAGGGTAAAGATACACTGAAATTGCCATTTGATGATATAAAAGGCAAAATTACTTCACAAAGTGCTTTTCCACTTTATATTGCTCAAGTATGGGATGGCATCTTGCTTGAAAAAGATATAAAACCTAGTGCAAAAAAAATTGCACTTGAGCGAAGTTTTGTAGATGAAAAAGGAAACGCCATTGATGTAGATTCTTTGCCTTCTGGTAGCACTTTTTATCTTAAGCTCACACTCACAAATGCTGATAAAATCGTGATTGTGGATAATGTAGCTATCACGCAGAATCTTCCTAGTGGTTGGGAAATTGAAAATACACGATTAAATAATGATAAACTCCCCGATTTTGTTCGCAACGGCAATATTGCTTACACAGATATTCGCGATGATAAGATTATGTGGTTTTTAAATTATTATGGAGCAAATGAGAGTATGTTTGTCAAAATCAATACTATTACTCCGGGTAATTACCTCTTGCCTCCTGCAAATGCAGAAGCAATGTATGATAATAGTTTTCTTGCCAATACAGAATCTAGGGCTGTTTCGGTAACATCTCCGTGA